CGAGGTTAGCCGGCGCAAGCTGGGACTAGATTATATAGATTTGTATCTCATTCACTGGCCGGTGGTAGGTAAGTACAAGGAGACATGGAAAGCTTTGATTCATCTGCAAAAAGAGGGTCTCGTCAAATCCATCGGTGTAAGTAATTTTCAGATTCATCATCTGAAGGACATCATCGAGGACACCGGAGTAGTGCCAGTGGTGAATCAGGTGGAATTCCATCCGTTGTTGACTCAGCGTGAGCTACTGAAGTATGCCAATGAGCAAGGCATCCAGCTTGAGGCTTGGAGTCCGCTAATGCAAGGGAATCTTGATCTACCCCTCCTCAAAGAGCTGTCAGAGAAGTATGGTAAGACTCCTGCTCAAATTGTACTTCGCTGGGATTTGCAGCAAGGCGTCATTACGATTCCAAAATCGGTACATGCGGATCGAATCAAAGAGAATGCGGGTTTCTTTGATTTTACACTTAGCGATGAAGACGTTAAGGCCATCGAAGATTTGAACAAAGACCATCGATTTGGTCCAGACCCAGACAACTTCAACTTTTAAATCATTGTGAATACAAGCCAAACAGCAAGTCGCCGGATGAACGGTGACTTGCTGTTTGCATTTAGAGTATCTTAATAGTTCGTTACATTTAACTAATGGAGACATTATATTGTCGCAGCCAGAGATCCACTTGGGCCAGATAAGCAAAAAGCTGAGGGCCAGACATAAGTTGACCGAACCAAGGCAGATTAGTAGAGGATTCTGGGGAAGCGGCGATCTCACGGATTTTGGCAGCATTAATTAAAGGAAGGATAGGCGAGGTAGAGTCATCTAGAATGTTCAATACTTGCGTTCGGACCGCGTTTAAATAGGCTGGATTGTGGGTTTTGGGGTAGGGGCTTTTTTTGCGATATAGCACATCGTCTGGAAGGATACCCTCAAGCGATTTTCGTAAAATCCCTTTTTCACGACCGCCCAAGTTTTTGATTTCCCAAGGAATATTAAATACATATTGAACAAGCCGATGATCACAATAAGGAACACGTACCTCAAGTCCAGCACCCATACTCATTCGGTCTTTACGGTCGAGCAGAGTTGGCATGAAGCGGGTAATATTCAGATAGGACATTACGCGCATTTGTGCTTGTTTACCTGTTTCCCCATCCAATTTAGGGACTTCTGCTACCGCATCGCTGTATCTATCGCCCAAATATTCCAGTGGCCGAATCCATTCATTAACTTCAGGGGATAATAGACTTGCACGCATTTTAGGAGCAACGGACCAAGGGAAAGTGCCTGAGGAGAGCATCTCCTCTCGATGGAACCAAGGATATCCGCCAAAGATCTCATCGGCAGCTTCGCCGGAAATGGCTACAGTAGCATTCTTTTTAATCTCGCGGCAAAATAAATACAAGGAAGAGTCCACATCGGTCATCCCAGGTAGATCTCGTGTGTACAGCGCATTATCAAGTGCTTCTACAAGCTCCGGTGTATCAAATGAGATATAGTGATGGTTCGTATTCAGTTCATCGACCATTCGCTTAATCCACGGTCCATCTGCCCCAGGCTGAAAAGTATGACTCTTGAAATGCTTGTCGTTATCGACATAATCGACGGAATACGTATCCACACGTCCCTGACCGTTTCGGTTGTAGAAATCCACTGCAAGTGCAGTTAGCGCGCTGGAGTCCAGCCCACCTGATAAAAGAGAGCAAACAGGAACATCTGAGACTAGTTGGCGTTCGAGCGTATCCTGCAGCAGTTCGCGTACCTTAGTGGCTGTCTCTGCTTCATTGTCAGTATGTTTTTCACTTTCGAGCTTCCAATAAGCGTAACTACGCAGACCTTCGCGACTATAGATCATGGCGTGCCCTGGACGAAGCTCCTGCATATCCTTATAAACACCGTGTCCTGGTGTACGGGCTGGACCGATAATAAAGATTTCCGCTAGTCCTTCGGGCCCTACTACTGGCTGTACCTTGGGGTGCTGCAGCAGCGCCTTAGGTTCTGAGCCGAAGACTAAGACATCATCCACCTTACTATAGAACAGAGGCTTCACACCTAGGCGGTCGCGTGCAAAAAAGACCTGATCCCGAAGACCGTCCCATACTGCAAAAGCAAAGATCCCATTGAGCTTCTCTGCACAATCCGGTCCCCATTCGATATAGGCATGCAGCAGAACCTCGGTGTCACATTGGGTGCGGAATTGATGACCCCGCTGCTTAAGTTCTTGTTTGAGCTCGGGTGCGTTATATAATTCGCCGTTGTACACAATCGCATATACCTGTTCCTCGTGGCGGGTGATCATAGGCTGTGCGCCGTTCTCTGGATCGATAACGCTAAGTCTGCGGTGACCGAAAGCGCAGGGGCCTGAAATCCAAGTTCCAGCTGCATCGGGTCCGCGGTTTGCTAAAGTTTCAGTCATTTTGACCAGCAACTGTGAGTGCTGAGTTAGATCTCCGCGCCACTGGATAAATCCGGTTATTCCGCACATGATGGTTCATCCTCTCTTTTTGTGCGATTGTTGTCCTTACTTTTTTGCCAAGTAATACAGATATATGCCGAAGGAAGGCATAAAATGTATGTCCTTATCCGAACACTAGGGGAGAGAGGAATTTGCCAGGAGGGAAGGATGACAGTTGTATTATATTAAAGATGCCAAAATTCGTAGAATGATGGAGTTTGACGGTGCACCTTGTGCAGAAGTAGGTGTGTTGCCAGGTGCTGTTAGTGATCCTGCGCTTTTGGTGTACATCGTGGAGGATCAGCGCGAGGAAGGATATGAGATTGTCCGTATCCTTACTAATGACGCTGATACTTCTACCGATTGGTTTGATAACAATATGCATGAGGCGTTTAAAGATGTGACTTCGAGTGCGTTTACAGGCAGTATGATTATGACGCCTGAGGATGAACGTTCCAAGTTTCAGAGAGAGTTAATGACCTTTGGAGATTTAAAAAGGCAGCTGGAGCAGCATTTTCGGAATTTGGAGTCGTAACTTGTACTGTGGTTAATGCTGCTTTCATTCTGCAGCTAAAAGCAGCAACGAGGGCATTCTTACGCCACTTCATTGGCCTAAGGATGTCCTCGTTGTTATTTGAAATGAATTTTCAGAATGTTTGCTCTTGAAAAATCTGCTGAATACGGTATAATAGAATTCGTTGCCTTATTACATATCTTTAATTCTAACATGTCCCGGTAGCTCAGCTGGATAGAGCATACGCCTTCTAAGCGTACGGTCAGGGGTTCGAATCCCTTCCGGGACGTCAAGTAACAGCCTTCCTTCGGGAAGGCTGTTTTTGCGTACAGGGGACGAGAAGCCCGAGGTTCGTCGGAGCAAAAGCATCGATAGGAACAGCTTCGCAGTCAGCCCGGTAGGGCTGCATCCCGCCCGGGACAAGTAACAGCCTTCCTTCGGGAAGGCTGTTTTTGCGTACAGGGATGAGAAGCCCGAGGTTCGTCGGAGCAAAAGCATCGATA
This window of the Paenibacillus sp. FSL R10-2734 genome carries:
- a CDS encoding aldo/keto reductase: MSELNAPFSGGPTLNDGVTIPWLGLGVWQSKDGEEVIHAVKTAVEVGYRSIDTAAAYNNEEGVGQAIRECGVARDELFITTKVWNADQGYESTLKAFEVSRRKLGLDYIDLYLIHWPVVGKYKETWKALIHLQKEGLVKSIGVSNFQIHHLKDIIEDTGVVPVVNQVEFHPLLTQRELLKYANEQGIQLEAWSPLMQGNLDLPLLKELSEKYGKTPAQIVLRWDLQQGVITIPKSVHADRIKENAGFFDFTLSDEDVKAIEDLNKDHRFGPDPDNFNF
- the asnB gene encoding asparagine synthase (glutamine-hydrolyzing) — protein: MCGITGFIQWRGDLTQHSQLLVKMTETLANRGPDAAGTWISGPCAFGHRRLSVIDPENGAQPMITRHEEQVYAIVYNGELYNAPELKQELKQRGHQFRTQCDTEVLLHAYIEWGPDCAEKLNGIFAFAVWDGLRDQVFFARDRLGVKPLFYSKVDDVLVFGSEPKALLQHPKVQPVVGPEGLAEIFIIGPARTPGHGVYKDMQELRPGHAMIYSREGLRSYAYWKLESEKHTDNEAETATKVRELLQDTLERQLVSDVPVCSLLSGGLDSSALTALAVDFYNRNGQGRVDTYSVDYVDNDKHFKSHTFQPGADGPWIKRMVDELNTNHHYISFDTPELVEALDNALYTRDLPGMTDVDSSLYLFCREIKKNATVAISGEAADEIFGGYPWFHREEMLSSGTFPWSVAPKMRASLLSPEVNEWIRPLEYLGDRYSDAVAEVPKLDGETGKQAQMRVMSYLNITRFMPTLLDRKDRMSMGAGLEVRVPYCDHRLVQYVFNIPWEIKNLGGREKGILRKSLEGILPDDVLYRKKSPYPKTHNPAYLNAVRTQVLNILDDSTSPILPLINAAKIREIAASPESSTNLPWFGQLMSGPQLFAYLAQVDLWLRQYNVSIS